The stretch of DNA TTTTgcgaattctttttttttcaaaaaaagtttCATCAAAGTGTATGGCAACAAGATGGCACCGGCACCGCTGCGTTGCGGCTCGCTATGCCTATTTGGGAATCGCTGGTGTGAGATGGACGAGCTATAATCTAGAAGGTGATGCATACAAGGGAGGAGCGCTGGATTCACGGAGAGGAAAAAGGAACGCTGGTTTCACGGAGAGAAAAACAGATTCTAcggagagaagagaagagatctAAGACGGATCAGAATGCATCACGCGGCAGCAAAGCGAGACGGAATGACTATCGGACGGATGAAATGGTCGCATGGCAGAGCCACCACGGGAGAAGGGCTAGGGTCGCACCAAAGTTTTTGCTCCCAATCgttctttttagtagtagagatagaTATACAGAAGATGTCAAATGTCCGTTGCACCGCTAGCTATATGACTCGTTATacagatgaatttattattttCCTACAATTTATGTCATATAATGatataattataaaataatCATTTATTTACTGATAAGGGTGAGCATATTTGTGTCAGCTCGATCAGAACCTGATCAACCTGACTTTGATTTGCTAAAAAAAATAGGCATGTCCTTTTTATATTTCCTCTTTTATTTGCACCTAATTAGGAACGAATCGGTTAGAtcacctttcctttttcttcatttAAACTTGACGGGAGACATCATTACGGAAAGGAAGAGTCCAGTTCTTTTTACGTTAGAAAAACTAATAAAGTCTACTTCTAATAGGTAATACCAAATTAATATCAACATACTATTTGGAATAATATAGACCGTTAGATTTTCATAAAATCTGACGGTGCAgatctttctcttttttaaattaatgtgagaatttctaaatCCTCTCGACGAACGTGATGGCTtttttaacactattgtattaaaATAATAGATGTCTTCAAGGTGAAGATTTCCCAAAATTGACAATCTAGCACACCTATGTGCTACAGGAAACAAAATGCTGACGTACTCAAGAGTCTAATcaataagagagagagagagagagagagagagagagagagagagagagagagagagagagagagagagagagagagagagagagagagagagagagagagagagagagagaaggactTTCATGTGATGGAAATAATTTAGCTTGGGCAAGTTGTGCATATGCTTCTGTACCATTATCGTTCAATAGCTAATTAGTTGTGCATATGCTTCTGTACCATTATCGTTCAATAGCTAAGTAGAAAATTCCTAAATCCCATGTCCCTCCATGCAACTTTTTTACTTTTTTGCAAAGAAGTGCAGTTTCGCTTGAAATATTTACAGTTCAGATATAACATTGTAACAAGTTCAGAGTCACTGTTATCATGAAACAAACAGGCCTGCACTTGAAACCTTTGTCACAGAACACTACATGTAATGTAATGTATTATGAATCACTGAAATGGATCGTTGCAACCTCACTTAATCTGTTAGACACTTAAAAGTATCACCTCTGATTAACTGATTTAGAACAATCTTTCTTACCAGCAGGCAATCCTAACCAGAAAAGAAGGATAGAAGATTCCTGCTCACTTTTCACTCCTTGTATGCTTGTATAAGAAAATCTTAAAAATATGTGCTACCGATGACACCTGGAACAGAATCTTACAGTGCCTATAGATTTCCAACCTGCAAGGATCACTGACACAAGTTCCATTGTACATGCTAGATGAGATTAAAGTACTAGTTTTGGAATCAGTCATTTGTTAAACACCCACAGCACGCTTGCTGCTCCTTCTATGTAGCTTTGCCTCCTTATAGTAGTACATTATGCTAACCAAGGGACAATTAAAGTAATCTTAGCGTTAACCATGCCTGTCCAGTTTAGTGAACTCCCATTGTTCAGTGGATGGCACTGcttgctttattatattttCCTAAAATGATGATCGAGTCATTGCTGAAAATTCGCGTTTGTACTTCAGATCAGCAGCAGAACTGTACTCTCACGtagttcaaaaaataaaaaaaataaaaaaactggaCCCTCAAGCTAAATTATACTCCAATTCAACAGCATCCATAGCTGAAAAACAATACAAGAACACAGTAGGGAATAAACTCCAACGGAAGCCCCCATGTTCTGCGGTATACAATGATTGCAATTCCTTTTCTTTAACCCAGCAAGacaaatttctctctccaatgACGAGTGACCAATCTGCCTTTCACACATTCCCTTCACCACATGGGCCATGTCTCCCCAAGCTCTCAATAATTCCAAGGGCATTTCCAGCCTATGTCCATGCCTGATGCCTCCTCCCAACCTTTACACTCTCATACCGAGCTGTTCTTGTGATATCCCCAGGCCCCACAGAGGCTACTGAACCATGTACCTAACACTACACCTACACAGCAGTATACCAATGCAGTAGCATGCCACCGAGTAGTATTTTTTAATCATCCTATCCCTCTCCAAACACATAAATTAATGCATTAATCTGATCCTAATCATAGACATGGACACAGGCTATATACTTTCCTGCGAGTTTCCCTCCATTTCTCTATTGCTTCAAACACGGCAATGAAAACACAATACTACTAGTGAAGGAGGGCAGGAGACGGCGGCCGAGGAGTGAAGGAGAAGGCAAGAACTGAAGAACCAAGTATGACAAGTTCTACTCCAAGGCGTGGTAGCACTTCACACTtgttcttgcccttgcccttctcCTTGGCACTCCTGTGCTGCATTGCCGTGTCCaatgccgccggcgacgaggccgcGGCGTTGCTTGCCATCAAGGCGTCGCTCGTCGACCCCTTGGAGAAGCTCGGGGGCTGGACTTCGGCGTCGGTCTCGTCGCATTGTACCTGGGAGGGCGTGCGTTGCAATGCCCGCGGCGTGGTCACCGGCCTCAACCTCGCCGGCATGAACCTGAGCGGCACCATCCCCGACGACATCCTCGGCCTTACCGGCCTCACCTCGATCATCCTGCAGAGCAACGCGTTTGAGCACGAGCTGCCGCTGGCGCTCGTGTCCATTCCGACGCTCCAGGAGCTCGACGTCAGCGACAACAACTTCGCCGGCCACTTCCCCGCCGGCCTCGGCGCATGCGCCTCGTTGACATACCTCAACGCGTCGGGCAACAATTTCGCCGGCCCGCTCCCGGCCGACATCGCCAATGCCTCCGCGCTCGAGACGCTAGACTTCAGGGGTGGCTACTTCTCCGGCACGATCCCCAAGTCCTACGGCAAGATCCAGAAGCTCAAGTTCTTGGGTCTCTCCGGCAACAACCTTGGCGGCGCTCTTCCAGTCGAGCTGTTCGATATGTCGGCATTGGAGCAGATGTTAATCGGCTACAATGAGTTCTCCGGCGCGATCCCGGCTGCAATCGGCAAACTCGCCAACCTCCAGTATCTCGACCTGGCGATCGGCAAATTGGAAGGCCCGATtccggcggagctcggccggctGCCGCACCTCAACACCATCTACCTCTACAAGAACAACATTGGCGGCCCGATACCCAAGGAGCTCGGCAACCTCACCTCCCTCGTCATGCTCGACCTCTCCGACAACGCACTCACCGGCACCATCCCGGCGGAGCTGGGGCAGCTCACTAACCTGCAGCTGCTCAACCTCATGTGCAACAGGCTCAAGGGCGGCATTCCGGCCGGCCTCGGCGAGCTCCCCAAGCTGGAGGTGTTGGAGCTGTGGAACAACTCCCTCACCGGCCCATTGCCACCGTCGCTTGGGAGCGCGCAGCCGCTGGAGTGGCTCGACGTGTCGACGAACGCCTTGTCCGGGCCGGTGCCCGCCGGCCTCTGCGACAGCGGCAACCTGACGAAGCTGATCCTGTTCAACAATGTCTTCACAGGCCCGATCCCGGCGGGCCTGACCACGTGCTCGACGCTCGTCCGCGTGCGCGCGCACAACAACCGGCTCAACGGCACGGTGCCCGCGGGGCTCGGGCGGCTCCCGCGGCTGCAGCgtctcgagctcgccggcaacgagCTGTCCGGGGAGATCCCAGACGACCTGGCGCTCTCGACGTCGCTCTCCTTCATCGACCTCTCCCACAACCAGCTCCGGTCCGCGCTGCCGTCGAACATCCTGTCCATCCCGACGCTCCAGACGTTCGCGGCCGCCGACAACGAGCTGGTCGGCGGCGTGCCGGACGAGATTGGCGACTGTCCGTCGCTGTCCGCCCTCGACCTGTCCAGCAACCGGCTGTCGGGCGCGATTCCGGCTAGCCTCGCGTCGTGCCAGAGGCTTGTCTCTCTCAACCTCCGGAACAACCAGTTCACCGGTCAGATCCCAGGGGCGATCGCCAAGATGTCGACACTGTCCGTCCTCGATCTCTCCAACaacttcttctccggcgagatACCGAGCAACTTCGGCACCTCACCGGCGCTCGAAATGCTCAACCTTGCGTACAACAACCTCACGGGTCCCGTGCCAACGACGGGTCTTCTGAGGACAATTAACCCAGACGAGCTTGCCGGAAACCCGGGCCTGTGTGGTGGTGTCCTGCCGGCGTGCGGGGCTACCTCCCTGCGGGCCTCGTCGTCTGAGGCGTCGGGCCTCCGGCGGTCACACATGAAGCACATCGCCGCAGGGTGGGCGATCGGAATCTCAGCATTGATTGCGGCATGCGGCGTCGTCTTTCTCGGCAAGCAGCTGTACCAGCGGTGGTATGTCAATGGCGGGTGCTGCGACGATGCCGCCCTCGAGGAAGACGGGAGCGGTTCGTGGCCGTGGCGCCTCACGGCGTTCCAGCGGCTGAGCTTCACCAGCGCCGAGGTGCTCGCCTGCATCAAGGAGGACAACATCGTGGGAATAGGCGGCACGGGGGTGGTCTACCTCGCGGACATGCCACGGCAtcacgccgtcgtcgccgtcaaGAAGCTGTGGCGCCCGGCCGGGTGCCCCGAGGAGGCCGCCACGGCCGACGGGCGGCAGGatgtggaggccggcggcgagttCGCCGCCGAGGTGAAGCTCCTCGGCCGGCTCCGGCACCGCAACGTCGTGCGCATGCTGGGGTTCGTGAGTAACAACCTGGACACCATGGTGCTGTACGAGTACATGGTGAACGGCAGCCTGTGGGAGGCGCTGCACGGGCGGGGGAAGGGCAAGATGCTGGTGGACTGGGTGTCGCGGTACAACGTCGCGGCGGGCGTCGCCGCG from Panicum virgatum strain AP13 chromosome 9K, P.virgatum_v5, whole genome shotgun sequence encodes:
- the LOC120647326 gene encoding MDIS1-interacting receptor like kinase 1-like, producing the protein MTSSTPRRGSTSHLFLPLPFSLALLCCIAVSNAAGDEAAALLAIKASLVDPLEKLGGWTSASVSSHCTWEGVRCNARGVVTGLNLAGMNLSGTIPDDILGLTGLTSIILQSNAFEHELPLALVSIPTLQELDVSDNNFAGHFPAGLGACASLTYLNASGNNFAGPLPADIANASALETLDFRGGYFSGTIPKSYGKIQKLKFLGLSGNNLGGALPVELFDMSALEQMLIGYNEFSGAIPAAIGKLANLQYLDLAIGKLEGPIPAELGRLPHLNTIYLYKNNIGGPIPKELGNLTSLVMLDLSDNALTGTIPAELGQLTNLQLLNLMCNRLKGGIPAGLGELPKLEVLELWNNSLTGPLPPSLGSAQPLEWLDVSTNALSGPVPAGLCDSGNLTKLILFNNVFTGPIPAGLTTCSTLVRVRAHNNRLNGTVPAGLGRLPRLQRLELAGNELSGEIPDDLALSTSLSFIDLSHNQLRSALPSNILSIPTLQTFAAADNELVGGVPDEIGDCPSLSALDLSSNRLSGAIPASLASCQRLVSLNLRNNQFTGQIPGAIAKMSTLSVLDLSNNFFSGEIPSNFGTSPALEMLNLAYNNLTGPVPTTGLLRTINPDELAGNPGLCGGVLPACGATSLRASSSEASGLRRSHMKHIAAGWAIGISALIAACGVVFLGKQLYQRWYVNGGCCDDAALEEDGSGSWPWRLTAFQRLSFTSAEVLACIKEDNIVGIGGTGVVYLADMPRHHAVVAVKKLWRPAGCPEEAATADGRQDVEAGGEFAAEVKLLGRLRHRNVVRMLGFVSNNLDTMVLYEYMVNGSLWEALHGRGKGKMLVDWVSRYNVAAGVAAGLAYLHHDCRPPVIHRDVKSSNVLLDTNMDAKIADFGLARVMARAHETVSVVAGSYGYIAPEYGYTLKVDQKSDIYSFGVVLMELLTGRRPIEPEYGDSTDIVGWIREWLRTNSGVEELLDAGVGGRVDHVREEMLLMLRIAVLCTAKSPKDRPTMRDVVTMLGEAKPRRKSSSATVVATVVDKDKPVFTTSPDSGYL